Proteins encoded by one window of Cupriavidus sp. EM10:
- the tpiA gene encoding triose-phosphate isomerase, with the protein MRQKLVIGNWKMHGSLAANAALLEGIKAAPAKAKLAVCAPFPYLAQCQSLLTGTQVSWGAQDTSAETRGAFTGEVAAPMLAEFGCTYVLVGHSERRTYHGETDATVAAKALRALESGLIPVVCVGETLAEREAGQTEAVVGRQLQAVLETLSIEQLNRIVLAYEPVWAIGTGKTATSEQAQAVHAALRAQVAARDAGVAQAIAILYGGSVKPDNAAELFSMSDIDGGLIGGASLKADDFLAIGNA; encoded by the coding sequence AAAAGCTGGTCATCGGCAACTGGAAGATGCACGGCAGCCTTGCCGCCAATGCGGCCCTGCTGGAAGGCATCAAGGCAGCGCCGGCCAAGGCAAAACTGGCCGTCTGCGCACCGTTCCCCTATCTTGCCCAGTGCCAGTCGCTGCTCACCGGTACCCAGGTGTCGTGGGGCGCCCAGGACACCTCAGCCGAGACGCGCGGCGCCTTCACGGGTGAAGTCGCGGCACCGATGCTGGCCGAGTTTGGCTGCACCTACGTGCTGGTGGGGCACTCCGAACGGCGCACCTATCATGGCGAGACCGATGCAACGGTGGCTGCCAAGGCGCTGCGGGCGCTGGAGTCGGGCCTGATCCCCGTGGTTTGCGTCGGCGAAACGCTGGCCGAGCGCGAGGCCGGGCAAACCGAGGCGGTGGTGGGCCGCCAGCTCCAGGCAGTGCTGGAGACACTCTCTATCGAGCAACTGAATCGCATTGTCCTGGCCTATGAGCCCGTGTGGGCCATCGGTACGGGCAAGACGGCCACGAGCGAGCAGGCCCAGGCCGTGCACGCCGCCCTGCGCGCGCAGGTCGCCGCCAGGGATGCCGGCGTGGCCCAGGCCATCGCCATCCTGTACGGCGGCAGCGTCAAGCCTGACAATGCGGCCGAACTCTTTTCCATGTCCGACATCGACGGGGGGCTGATTGGCGGCGCCTCGCTGAAGGCGGATGATTTCCTCGCGATCGGCAACGCCTGA